One Buteo buteo chromosome 5, bButBut1.hap1.1, whole genome shotgun sequence DNA window includes the following coding sequences:
- the LOC142031596 gene encoding anterior gradient protein 3-like, giving the protein MHAFPFLCSLLLCSGVTVAAQKKIQKLPDEEEESSAQIRTPQTLSRGWGDDIEWAQTYEEGLARSKNSKKPLMVIHHLEECPYSQALRKAFASSPEIQQMAQEDFIMLNLVHSSSDDNMAPDGHYVPRILFVDPSMTVRADLTGKYGNRMYAYEPEDISTLIENMRQAKLLLRTEL; this is encoded by the exons ATGCATGCCTTTCCATTCCTGTGTTCCCTCCTTCTCTGCAGTGGTGTAACGGTTGCTGCACAGAAAAAGATCCAGAAGCTCCctgatgaagaggaagaaagctcAGCTCAGATACGGACCCCACAGACTCTCTCTCGAG GCTGGGGAGATGACATTGAATGGGCACAGACATACGAAGAAGGTTTAGCACGATCAAAAAACAG CAAGAAGCCACTGATGGTTATTCACCACTTGGAAGAGTGTCCTTACAGCCAAG cTTTAAGGAAAGCATTTGCTTCTAGCCCAGAAATCCAGCAGATGGCTCAGGAGGACTTCATCATGCTCAATCTGGTA CATTCCAGCAGCGATGACAACATGGCGCCTGATGGCCATTACGTCCCTCGGATCCTCTTTGTGG aTCCTTCAATGACAGTTCGAGCTGATCTAACTGGCAAATATGGGAACAGGATGTACGCTTACGAACCAGAAGATATTTCAA